In a single window of the Micromonospora inositola genome:
- a CDS encoding immune inhibitor A domain-containing protein, with protein MRRRVTAGLASAAAALLAAGVVTAPASAAPAAEPTPGADKAKHGKDNLPDPKADQQREVKKQAIADLLQGKAKLQTRNGSKVIQVKDDLFVEYQQAPKTDPIFTMLVNFGDKTDPRTGGAAGPVVNQIPEPDRNWDGSSTDDNSTAWRSDFHREHYMDMFYGEGESFRDFYLKQSGGRYTVGGDVSDWITVPFNEARYGSNKISEADGYWNFVKDSATSWYDAQTKAGKTPQQIKDYLKQFDIWDRYDFDGDGNFNEPDGYIDHFQAVHAGEGEDAGGGAQGEDAIWSHRWAAFPNLEGKAGPAGNLAGGVPIGDTGLWIRDYTTEAENGGLGVFAHEYGHDLGLPDLYDTAGGDNGVGFWSLMSSGSWLNHGTDDIGSTPGYMDPWSKLFLGWLNHTTVDYGKGSTQVTLGPAGDSDGPKAQAVVVNLPDQTRTTQYNTPFGGSYEWWGGSADGLNSTLTRTLDLTGATSASITSKLQYDTEEDYDYLYAEASTDGGATWADVKNNLVDAGDSGIDGSSSGAWVDSTYDLSAYAGKTVLFRYRYATDGGKHFAGPFLDNISLTKNGTVAWTDDAETIAAEWTAKGFTRITGSVTDTYPRFYIAENRTYFGYDDTLRTGGYNFGFLNTRPNFVERYSSQPGLLVWYVNYAYGDNNTSEHPGYGLNLPVDVRPGQIKAGNQGTISNRRNGYDATFSLYGKPAQTFHKNGVAVTVPALDPNPLFTDSGTNKYWNSSNPWNSVKVAGTGTKIEILQQGTNPTDDMVVKVSN; from the coding sequence TTGAGGAGACGAGTCACGGCGGGCCTGGCTTCGGCCGCGGCCGCGCTGCTGGCAGCCGGCGTCGTCACGGCCCCGGCTTCCGCCGCCCCGGCGGCGGAGCCCACCCCCGGTGCCGACAAGGCGAAGCACGGCAAGGACAACCTCCCCGATCCGAAGGCGGATCAGCAGCGGGAGGTCAAGAAGCAGGCGATCGCCGACCTGCTGCAGGGCAAGGCCAAGCTTCAGACGCGCAACGGCTCGAAGGTCATCCAGGTCAAGGACGACCTGTTCGTCGAGTACCAGCAGGCGCCGAAGACCGACCCGATCTTCACCATGCTGGTCAACTTCGGCGACAAGACCGACCCCCGCACCGGCGGAGCTGCCGGTCCGGTGGTCAACCAGATCCCCGAGCCGGACCGCAACTGGGACGGCAGTTCCACCGACGACAACAGCACCGCGTGGCGCTCCGACTTCCACCGCGAGCACTACATGGACATGTTCTACGGTGAGGGCGAGTCGTTCCGGGACTTCTACCTCAAGCAGTCGGGTGGCCGGTACACCGTTGGCGGCGACGTCAGCGACTGGATCACCGTCCCGTTCAACGAGGCGCGGTACGGCAGCAACAAGATCTCCGAGGCCGACGGCTACTGGAACTTCGTCAAGGACAGTGCCACGTCCTGGTACGACGCCCAGACCAAGGCCGGCAAGACGCCGCAGCAGATCAAGGACTACCTGAAGCAGTTCGACATCTGGGACCGGTACGACTTCGACGGCGACGGGAACTTCAACGAGCCCGACGGCTACATCGACCACTTCCAGGCGGTGCACGCCGGCGAGGGCGAGGATGCCGGCGGCGGCGCCCAGGGCGAGGACGCCATCTGGTCGCACCGCTGGGCGGCGTTCCCCAACCTCGAGGGCAAGGCCGGACCGGCGGGCAACCTGGCCGGTGGTGTGCCGATCGGTGACACCGGGCTGTGGATCCGTGACTACACCACGGAGGCGGAGAACGGTGGTCTCGGCGTCTTCGCTCACGAGTACGGTCACGACCTCGGTCTGCCGGACCTGTACGACACCGCGGGCGGCGACAACGGCGTCGGTTTCTGGAGCCTGATGTCCTCGGGATCGTGGCTGAACCACGGCACCGACGACATCGGTTCGACCCCGGGCTACATGGACCCGTGGTCGAAGCTGTTCCTCGGCTGGCTCAACCACACCACGGTCGACTACGGCAAGGGCAGCACCCAGGTGACCCTCGGCCCGGCCGGTGACAGCGACGGGCCGAAGGCCCAGGCTGTCGTGGTCAATCTGCCCGACCAGACGCGGACCACGCAGTACAACACGCCGTTCGGCGGGTCGTACGAGTGGTGGGGCGGCAGCGCGGACGGCCTGAACAGCACGCTGACCCGCACCCTGGACCTGACCGGCGCGACCTCCGCGTCGATCACCTCCAAGCTGCAGTACGACACCGAAGAGGACTACGACTACCTCTACGCCGAGGCGTCCACCGACGGCGGCGCCACCTGGGCCGACGTCAAGAACAACTTGGTCGACGCGGGTGACAGCGGCATCGACGGTTCCAGCAGCGGGGCGTGGGTCGACTCCACCTACGACCTGTCGGCCTACGCCGGCAAGACGGTGCTGTTCCGTTACCGCTACGCGACGGACGGCGGCAAGCACTTCGCCGGCCCGTTCCTGGACAACATCTCGCTGACCAAGAACGGCACCGTCGCCTGGACCGACGACGCGGAGACCATCGCCGCGGAGTGGACCGCGAAGGGCTTCACGCGGATCACCGGCTCGGTGACCGACACCTACCCCCGCTTCTACATCGCCGAGAACCGGACCTACTTCGGTTACGACGACACGCTGCGGACCGGTGGGTACAACTTCGGGTTCCTCAACACCCGGCCGAACTTCGTGGAGCGGTACTCGAGCCAGCCCGGTCTGCTGGTCTGGTACGTGAATTACGCGTACGGCGACAACAACACGTCGGAGCACCCGGGCTACGGCCTGAACCTGCCGGTGGACGTCCGCCCGGGCCAGATCAAGGCCGGCAACCAGGGCACCATCAGCAACCGCCGCAACGGGTACGACGCGACGTTCAGCCTGTACGGCAAGCCGGCCCAGACCTTCCACAAGAACGGCGTGGCGGTCACGGTCCCGGCGCTCGACCCGAACCCGCTCTTCACCGACAGTGGGACGAACAAGTACTGGAACAGCAGCAACCCGTGGAACTCGGTCAAGGTGGCCGGCACCGGCACCAAGATCGAGATCCTGCAGCAGGGCACCAACCCGACCGACGACATGGTCGTGAAGGTCAGCAACTGA
- a CDS encoding immune inhibitor A domain-containing protein codes for MGLLGLSLTATGLVAGTSASAAPQPKLPATAPSVAEQQAPADHDLPDKLEDKRRALRQEGLSEVLSGRAKPQNINGSTVVKVGETAGGAAAAAGARTAAPGRNGKKDQYVELARERTDKIFVILAEFGDERDPAYPDKDENPDIPGPTRFDGPRHNEIPAPDRAVDNSTVWQANFSPEHFRQLYFGTKPGDESLKQYYEAQSSGRYTVDGEVTDWVKVKYNAARYGRSDDPIADDSDDPANDPAVCESNVCQNTWDLVRDAANQWVADQKAKGRTAAQIKADMQSFDQWDRFDYDQDGNFNEPDGYIDHFQIVHSGGDQADGDPHQGEDAIWSHRWSAYNTSQTGPANFPIGGTEIGDTGVWIRDYTIQPENGGRSVFYHEYGHDLGLPDDYNVLSGGDNNNEHWTLMAQSRLSAKNDGGIGERGGDLGAWNKLQLGWLDYEVVKAGQKRTLNLGPQEYNSKKAQAAVVVLPQREYTFSNGKPFEGTKQYFSGNADDLNNTMTRALDLTGKSTAALSMKGRYSIEAGFDYLFFEASLDGGSTWTALPGTVNGKPLPPVSKTDPRPALSGSSAGNWVDINIPLDMAAGKAAQFRFHYLTDGGLSAGGFFGDAITVTADGQTLLSDGAEAGAGDWALKGFSIVEESYQRKFDNYYIAGNRSYVSYDQYLKTGPYFFGYANTRPDWVDHYAYQTGLLISYWNLRWADNDTFAHPGEGRNMIIDAHPRPIYNLTGSPWRARVQVYDAPFSLKKADSFTLHINSQAQYIRGQAAQPLFDDTQQYWYPELPNHGVKLPATGTKIKVLEQNGTSLKVRFS; via the coding sequence GTGGGTCTGCTCGGGCTATCGCTGACGGCGACGGGACTGGTGGCGGGCACGTCCGCCAGCGCTGCGCCGCAGCCGAAGTTGCCGGCGACCGCCCCGTCGGTTGCCGAGCAGCAGGCCCCAGCCGATCACGATCTGCCGGACAAACTCGAGGACAAGCGCCGCGCCCTGCGGCAGGAGGGCCTGAGTGAGGTCCTCTCCGGCCGGGCGAAGCCGCAGAACATCAACGGAAGCACCGTCGTCAAGGTCGGCGAGACCGCCGGCGGCGCGGCGGCGGCGGCCGGCGCCCGGACCGCAGCACCGGGCCGAAACGGCAAGAAGGACCAGTACGTCGAGCTGGCCCGGGAGCGGACCGACAAGATCTTCGTGATCCTCGCCGAGTTCGGCGACGAGCGGGACCCCGCCTACCCGGACAAGGACGAGAACCCCGACATCCCGGGCCCGACCCGGTTCGACGGGCCGCGGCACAACGAGATCCCGGCGCCCGACCGGGCGGTCGACAACTCCACCGTCTGGCAGGCCAACTTCAGCCCGGAGCACTTCCGGCAGCTGTACTTCGGCACGAAGCCGGGCGACGAGTCGCTCAAGCAGTACTACGAGGCCCAGTCGTCCGGCCGGTACACCGTGGACGGCGAGGTCACCGACTGGGTGAAGGTCAAGTACAACGCCGCGCGGTACGGCCGCTCGGACGACCCGATCGCGGACGACTCGGACGACCCGGCCAACGACCCGGCGGTCTGCGAGAGCAACGTCTGCCAGAACACCTGGGACCTGGTCCGCGACGCGGCCAACCAGTGGGTCGCCGACCAGAAGGCCAAGGGCCGCACCGCCGCCCAGATCAAGGCTGACATGCAGTCGTTCGACCAGTGGGACCGGTTCGACTACGACCAGGACGGCAACTTCAACGAGCCGGACGGTTACATCGACCACTTCCAGATCGTCCACTCCGGCGGCGACCAGGCCGACGGTGACCCGCACCAGGGCGAGGACGCCATCTGGAGCCACCGCTGGTCGGCGTACAACACCTCCCAGACCGGTCCGGCGAACTTCCCGATCGGCGGCACCGAGATCGGCGACACCGGCGTGTGGATCCGCGACTACACGATCCAGCCGGAGAACGGTGGCCGCAGCGTCTTCTACCACGAGTACGGCCACGACCTCGGCCTGCCGGACGACTACAACGTCCTGAGCGGTGGCGACAACAACAACGAGCACTGGACCCTGATGGCCCAGAGCCGACTCAGCGCCAAGAACGACGGCGGCATCGGCGAGCGCGGTGGCGACCTGGGCGCGTGGAACAAGCTCCAGCTGGGCTGGCTCGACTACGAGGTGGTCAAGGCCGGGCAGAAGCGCACCCTGAACCTCGGCCCGCAGGAGTACAACTCCAAGAAGGCTCAGGCCGCCGTGGTGGTGCTCCCGCAGCGGGAGTACACGTTCAGCAACGGCAAGCCGTTCGAGGGCACCAAGCAGTACTTCTCCGGCAACGCCGACGACCTGAACAACACCATGACCAGGGCGCTCGACCTCACCGGGAAGTCGACGGCCGCGCTGTCGATGAAGGGCCGTTACTCCATCGAGGCCGGCTTCGACTACCTCTTCTTCGAGGCGTCGCTGGATGGCGGGAGCACCTGGACGGCGCTGCCGGGCACGGTCAACGGCAAGCCGCTCCCGCCGGTCTCGAAGACCGACCCGCGGCCGGCCCTCTCCGGCAGCAGCGCCGGCAACTGGGTCGACATCAACATCCCGCTGGACATGGCGGCCGGCAAGGCGGCCCAGTTCCGGTTCCACTACCTCACCGACGGCGGACTCTCCGCGGGCGGTTTCTTCGGTGACGCAATCACCGTGACCGCCGACGGGCAGACCCTGCTCAGCGACGGCGCCGAGGCCGGCGCCGGGGACTGGGCGCTGAAGGGCTTCAGCATCGTCGAGGAGTCCTACCAGCGGAAGTTCGACAACTACTACATCGCCGGCAACCGGTCGTACGTCTCGTACGACCAGTACCTGAAGACCGGCCCGTACTTCTTCGGCTACGCGAACACCCGACCGGACTGGGTCGACCACTACGCGTACCAGACGGGTCTGCTGATCTCCTACTGGAACCTGCGGTGGGCGGACAACGACACCTTCGCGCACCCGGGTGAGGGTCGGAACATGATCATCGACGCGCACCCGCGGCCGATCTACAACCTGACCGGCAGCCCCTGGCGGGCCCGGGTCCAGGTCTACGACGCGCCGTTCAGCCTGAAGAAGGCCGACTCGTTCACGCTGCACATCAACAGCCAGGCGCAGTACATCCGTGGCCAGGCCGCGCAGCCGCTGTTCGACGACACCCAGCAGTACTGGTACCCGGAGCTGCCGAACCACGGCGTCAAGCTTCCGGCCACCGGCACCAAGATCAAGGTTCTGGAGCAGAACGGCACCTCGCTGAAGGTCCGCTTCTCCTGA
- a CDS encoding alpha/beta fold hydrolase, with protein sequence MTEQRGGPVDESCVLPEGPWTHRFVGANGSRFHVVEAGTGPMVLFLHGFPEYWLAWKEMLPAVADAGFRAVAVDLRGYGASDKPPRGYDGYTLAADVAGLIRALGERSATVVGTGAGGLIGWTAASFHPTLVRRLVVLAAPHPLRLRAAIFADPRGQFAASTPTLKFQRPRYEHVLTRDDAAEVETMLRRWGGPAWVAGPDFAAYARCCREAMQIPQAAFCALEGYRWAFRSVLRLHGYRFVRLMQRPLVTPTLQLHGALDTASLPRTAQGSGRYVTAPYEWRLLDGVGHFPHVEARDVVLGEILRWTKS encoded by the coding sequence ATGACCGAGCAGCGCGGCGGGCCCGTCGACGAGTCCTGCGTCCTGCCCGAGGGGCCGTGGACGCACCGGTTCGTCGGCGCCAACGGCAGCCGCTTCCACGTCGTCGAGGCCGGCACCGGCCCGATGGTCCTCTTCCTGCACGGCTTTCCCGAGTACTGGCTGGCCTGGAAGGAGATGCTGCCGGCGGTCGCCGACGCCGGCTTCCGGGCGGTCGCGGTCGACCTGCGCGGTTACGGCGCGAGCGACAAGCCACCCCGGGGGTACGACGGCTACACCCTCGCCGCCGACGTGGCTGGGCTGATCCGGGCCCTCGGCGAGCGGTCGGCGACCGTGGTGGGCACCGGGGCCGGCGGCCTGATCGGCTGGACCGCCGCCTCGTTCCACCCCACGCTGGTCCGGCGGCTGGTGGTGCTCGCCGCCCCGCACCCGCTCCGGCTGCGCGCCGCGATCTTCGCCGACCCGCGCGGCCAGTTCGCCGCCTCCACCCCGACGCTGAAGTTCCAGCGCCCCCGCTACGAACACGTGCTCACCAGGGACGACGCCGCCGAGGTCGAGACGATGCTGCGCCGCTGGGGCGGGCCGGCGTGGGTGGCCGGCCCGGACTTCGCGGCGTACGCCCGGTGCTGCCGGGAGGCGATGCAGATCCCGCAGGCCGCCTTCTGCGCTCTGGAGGGCTACCGCTGGGCGTTCCGGTCGGTGCTCCGGCTGCACGGCTACCGGTTCGTCCGGCTGATGCAGCGGCCGCTGGTCACACCGACCCTGCAACTGCACGGCGCACTGGACACCGCCTCCCTGCCGCGCACCGCCCAGGGCTCCGGCCGGTACGTCACCGCCCCATACGAGTGGCGGCTGCTCGACGGGGTCGGCCACTTTCCGCACGTGGAGGCCCGCGACGTGGTGCTCGGCGAGATCCTGCGCTGGACGAAGTCCTGA
- a CDS encoding SseB family protein, producing MTGWEPATEAEVAMRDALRAQDQELYFRILTRVDLLLPVSAEAPAGQAPTGWGTWTTGGRTHVLAFTSANALRACLGENPGTSRRVPYADLAADWPNHEWWLAVNPGLPIEGYLPAWFVAQLSRGDVRLPGRTMGARARLERAETAARARASATVPGRDAPVSPAPGTPVSPAFGGSAAAVPAAAPEPSTVPVPTAPVRPPVPPAATAPGVPPVARQPEAPDVRPASAHVTSPARPGQTGGAPARSSADPGDQRSGDRPGAGEPTGWSGAEPTGPGDGPGRPRPRAAVRTEDGAEGLSGWLNDLRRRPDDQDPFGSGPTSGRPGAAAANGGRDDAEPIPTRSFFEPASGRLSRRPSPLDQPHRTGDRALPPSRLGQGGQPFPRRRPLGEPVPEEATRAFRADTPAAPAPGFPRPHPEPPAAEPTKVFRPADPAAGGDLTQALPRRRPTSAGGSEADEQTQQILAPPSLAGPAAPQFVAPTEAEELPASVAEPVSGPPAPRRTFSPIVIEGTVIESRDLTEPAGGDPAGWADGRPAGTEPAETARPEPRETPSVAAANSAAASADADRSAPLWAGPAEPTVSFAVEPRTEPTTPETEPTAPLSEPTTPRSGTAVPPAEPTVPLFAATAPPAEPTVPLFAATSPPAEPTVSLFAPTTSAAEPTTSAAEPTTSAAEPTAPLPGFGTSRAGTAVPSAQPATPLFEPTVRSVETVEAAAPQGESSARSVEPVGPSSPQVEPASAATGPGAGPGPLVDHPGGSGTPRREEPAPVDFVPANDVEEDLLAAAGSGSTDTFLSTLLLARVLLPSAPDSAPGSRPGDPGFVWRTEELDGETYVVVYTSPERLADRADGPVETVRVKFVQLIRRWPEESWSFAVNPGTPVGAKYPGEQVLGLANWAAEVGLGDELESEPEQSVAEPAPVTPTRHAPPPHDPTRPVTMQKAIAASQLAYYLERGYDRVSGFVHRANELAHLTTPAQLYDALGLGHPDSPFSRDAEEIYLLRWPAHRPSLYRIPYGGQNEAAMRAMEGWVIERPPFRGNGFAPGESTDVVAEFKVDSARLPHGAQLWRIGADGTERVVAILDGDALLWRRVGEP from the coding sequence GTGACCGGATGGGAACCGGCTACCGAGGCCGAGGTGGCGATGCGGGACGCGTTGCGTGCCCAGGACCAGGAGCTCTACTTCCGCATCCTGACCCGCGTCGACCTGCTGCTGCCGGTCTCCGCGGAGGCGCCCGCCGGGCAGGCGCCGACGGGGTGGGGGACCTGGACCACCGGCGGGCGGACACACGTGCTGGCATTCACGTCGGCCAACGCGTTGCGGGCCTGCCTGGGCGAGAACCCGGGCACCAGCCGGCGGGTCCCGTACGCCGATCTCGCGGCGGACTGGCCGAACCACGAGTGGTGGCTGGCGGTCAACCCGGGCCTGCCGATCGAGGGCTACCTGCCCGCCTGGTTCGTCGCGCAGCTCTCCCGAGGGGACGTCCGGCTGCCGGGCCGGACCATGGGCGCCAGGGCCCGCCTCGAACGGGCCGAGACCGCCGCCCGCGCCCGGGCCAGCGCCACCGTGCCGGGCCGGGACGCCCCGGTCTCCCCGGCCCCCGGCACGCCGGTCTCCCCGGCCTTCGGGGGGTCCGCTGCGGCTGTGCCGGCCGCCGCGCCGGAGCCGTCGACCGTGCCGGTCCCGACCGCGCCGGTCCGGCCGCCGGTTCCGCCGGCGGCCACCGCGCCCGGCGTTCCCCCGGTGGCCCGCCAGCCGGAGGCACCGGACGTCCGACCGGCCTCCGCCCACGTGACCTCGCCCGCCCGGCCCGGGCAGACCGGCGGCGCGCCGGCCCGGTCCTCGGCCGACCCCGGTGACCAGCGCTCCGGCGACCGGCCCGGCGCCGGCGAACCCACCGGCTGGAGCGGCGCCGAGCCGACCGGACCGGGCGACGGCCCCGGCCGGCCTCGACCCCGGGCCGCAGTGCGGACGGAGGACGGCGCCGAAGGCCTCTCCGGCTGGCTCAACGACCTCCGTCGCCGCCCTGACGACCAGGACCCGTTCGGCTCCGGCCCGACCTCCGGCCGGCCCGGGGCGGCGGCCGCGAACGGCGGGCGGGACGACGCGGAGCCCATCCCCACCCGGTCCTTCTTCGAACCCGCGTCCGGGCGGCTGTCCCGGCGGCCGTCGCCGCTGGACCAGCCGCACCGCACCGGTGACCGGGCCCTGCCGCCGTCCCGCCTCGGCCAGGGCGGCCAGCCGTTCCCGCGTCGGCGGCCCCTCGGCGAACCGGTGCCGGAGGAGGCGACCCGGGCGTTCCGGGCCGACACCCCCGCCGCGCCGGCGCCGGGGTTTCCGCGCCCACATCCCGAGCCGCCCGCGGCGGAGCCGACCAAGGTGTTCCGCCCGGCCGACCCGGCCGCGGGCGGGGACCTCACCCAGGCCCTGCCCCGTCGTCGTCCGACCTCCGCCGGGGGTTCCGAGGCGGACGAGCAGACGCAGCAGATCCTCGCGCCCCCCAGCCTCGCCGGACCGGCCGCCCCGCAGTTCGTCGCCCCGACGGAGGCGGAGGAGCTGCCCGCGTCGGTTGCCGAGCCGGTGTCGGGCCCGCCCGCGCCCCGGCGGACCTTCTCGCCGATCGTCATCGAGGGGACCGTCATCGAGTCCCGCGACCTCACCGAGCCGGCGGGCGGTGACCCGGCAGGGTGGGCCGACGGCCGCCCGGCCGGGACGGAGCCGGCGGAGACCGCACGACCGGAACCGCGCGAGACGCCGAGCGTCGCCGCCGCCAACTCCGCGGCGGCCTCCGCCGACGCGGACCGGTCGGCCCCGCTGTGGGCCGGGCCCGCCGAGCCCACCGTGTCGTTCGCCGTGGAGCCGCGAACCGAACCGACCACGCCCGAGACCGAACCGACCGCACCGTTGTCCGAGCCCACCACGCCGCGGAGCGGGACGGCCGTACCACCGGCCGAGCCGACGGTGCCGCTGTTCGCGGCGACCGCGCCGCCGGCCGAGCCGACGGTGCCGCTGTTCGCGGCGACCTCGCCGCCGGCCGAGCCGACGGTGTCGCTGTTCGCGCCGACCACGTCCGCGGCCGAGCCGACCACGTCCGCGGCCGAGCCGACCACGTCCGCGGCCGAGCCGACCGCGCCGCTGCCCGGGTTCGGCACGTCGCGGGCCGGGACGGCCGTGCCGTCGGCGCAGCCGGCCACCCCGCTGTTCGAGCCGACCGTCCGGTCGGTCGAGACCGTCGAGGCGGCCGCCCCGCAGGGGGAGTCGAGCGCGCGGTCGGTCGAGCCGGTCGGTCCGAGCTCCCCGCAGGTCGAGCCGGCGTCGGCGGCGACCGGACCCGGGGCAGGCCCCGGACCGCTCGTCGACCATCCCGGCGGGTCCGGCACGCCCCGGCGCGAGGAGCCGGCGCCGGTCGACTTCGTGCCGGCGAACGACGTCGAGGAGGACCTGCTCGCCGCGGCGGGCAGCGGCAGCACGGACACCTTCCTCTCCACCCTGCTGCTGGCCCGGGTGCTGCTGCCCTCCGCACCGGACTCGGCGCCGGGCAGCCGTCCGGGGGACCCGGGCTTCGTCTGGCGGACCGAGGAGCTGGACGGCGAAACGTACGTCGTGGTCTACACCTCGCCGGAGCGGCTCGCGGACCGGGCCGACGGGCCGGTCGAGACGGTACGGGTCAAGTTCGTCCAGCTCATCCGCCGCTGGCCGGAGGAGAGCTGGTCGTTCGCGGTCAACCCCGGCACCCCCGTCGGGGCGAAGTACCCCGGCGAGCAGGTCCTCGGGCTGGCCAACTGGGCCGCCGAGGTGGGGCTCGGCGACGAGCTGGAGAGCGAGCCGGAGCAGTCCGTCGCCGAGCCGGCGCCGGTGACCCCGACCCGGCACGCCCCGCCGCCGCACGACCCCACCCGCCCGGTGACCATGCAGAAGGCGATCGCCGCGAGTCAGCTCGCCTACTACCTGGAGCGGGGCTACGACCGGGTCTCCGGCTTCGTGCACCGGGCCAACGAGCTGGCCCACCTGACCACCCCGGCGCAGCTGTACGACGCGCTCGGCCTCGGCCATCCGGACTCGCCCTTCTCCCGCGATGCCGAGGAGATCTACCTGCTCCGCTGGCCGGCGCACCGACCGAGCCTCTACCGCATCCCCTACGGGGGGCAGAACGAGGCCGCGATGCGGGCGATGGAGGGCTGGGTGATCGAGCGCCCGCCGTTCCGGGGCAACGGGTTCGCCCCAGGGGAGAGCACTGACGTGGTCGCCGAGTTCAAGGTGGACAGCGCGCGCCTGCCGCACGGCGCGCAGCTCTGGCGGATCGGCGCGGACGGCACCGAGCGGGTGGTCGCCATCCTGGACGGCGACGCGTTGCTGTGGCGACGGGTCGGTGAGCCGTGA